The following are encoded in a window of Vespa crabro chromosome 2, iyVesCrab1.2, whole genome shotgun sequence genomic DNA:
- the LOC124432903 gene encoding sorting and assembly machinery component 50 homolog B isoform X5 has product MGTVYAKSNYNKEQDFEKNQNARVDKIHIDGLGRTKDDIIKSQVTELFKAHDFQEVIMGAHKVRGKLEALGCFKNIGIFIDISEGPNATPEGVEVTFTVREMKRLMGSVNTMVGNNEGSVIIGAKAPNIFGRGEKVQVEYAYSNKKSTNINISAIKPLMDDWLHTILTGSLYSTSSYFPWSGYTEKDNGFLLDIACNSGAINTIKHNFQYEASFRQVSCSRQASFSVREQCGPSLKSGLKHICSLDKRDAKLFPTRGSLIQFSSEVAGLGGDIGFIKNELLMQSNWSPHKYLTFQLAAQAGLLRSINNDMKISIIDQFFLGGPLNVRGFDIRGCGPRNEGNAVGGDVYWAAALHVYTPLPFRPGRNGFGDLFKLHGFVNGGNLSNLTTKFANNYKENMKIFTDNVRCSVGGGIAMELGSVARVELNVTMPLLYVRSDVLRQFQFGIGVQYL; this is encoded by the exons atgggaaCAGTTTATGCTAAG tcaaattataataaagaacaggattttgaaaaaaatcaaaat gcACGTGTTGATAAAATACACATTGATGGACTTGGACGCACAAaggatgatataataaaatcacaaGTTACAGAACTTTTTAAAGCTCATGATTTTCAAGAAGTTATTATGGGTGCTCATAAAGTACGAGGGAAATTGGAGGCTTTAGGATGCTTTAAGAATATTGGAATCTTTATTGATATAAGTGAAGGTCCTAATGCTACCCCAGAAGGTGTAGAA GTTACTTTTACTGTCCGAGAAATGAAACGTCTAATGGGATCAGTAAATACAATGGTTGGTAATAATGAAGGATCAGTTATTATTGGAGCAAAAGCACCTAATATCTttggaagaggagaaaaagttCAAGTAGAATATGCATATAGCAACAAGAAGTCaactaatataaatatctcagCTATTAAACCACTTATGGATGACTGGTTGCATACAAT ATTAACAGGTAGCTTATACAGCACATCAAGTTATTTTCCATGGTCTGGatatacagagaaagataatGGCTTTTTACTAGATATAGCTTGCAATTCTGGagcaataaatacaataaaacaCAATTTTCAATATGAAGCATCATTCAGACAAGTTAGTTGCTCTAGACAGGCATCATTTAGTGTTCGTGAACAATGTGGTCCAAGCTTAAAATCTGGCTTAAAACATATTTGTTCACTTGATAAAAGGGATGCTAAACTATTTCCAACTAGAGGAAGTCTTATTCAATTTTCAAGCGAAGTTGCAGGTTTAGGTGGAGATAttggatttataaaaaatgaacttCTGATGCAGAGCAATTGGTCACCACATAAGTACCTT ACGTTCCAACTGGCTGCTCAAGCAGGATTATtaagaagtattaataatgatatgaaaaTAAGTATTATTGACCAATTTTTCTTGGGTGGGCCCTTAAATGTTAGGGGTTTTGACATTAGAGGTTGCGGCCCTCGTAATGAAGGTAATGCTGTAGGCGGTGACGTATATTGGGCAGCTGCTTTACATGTTTATACACCTCTTCCATTCAGGCCAGGTCGTAATGGTTTTGGTGATCTATTCAAACTACATGGTTTTGTCAATGGTGGTAATCTTTCTAATCTTACTACCAAATTTG ctaataattataaagaaaatatgaagatATTCACAGATAATGTTCGTTGTTCTGTTGGAGGAGGTATTGCGATGGAGCTTGGAAGTGTTGCAAGAGTAGAATTAAATGTAACAATGCCTTTATTATATGTTAGGAGCGATGTATTGCGGCAGTTTCAATTTGGTATTGGAGTACAGTACTTAtga
- the LOC124432903 gene encoding sorting and assembly machinery component 50 homolog B isoform X2 has product MGTVYAKDQGTPKNMDQHFTSKMMHKKQNELQDSNYNKEQDFEKNQNARVDKIHIDGLGRTKDDIIKSQVTELFKAHDFQEVIMGAHKVRGKLEALGCFKNIGIFIDISEGPNATPEGVEVTFTVREMKRLMGSVNTMVGNNEGSVIIGAKAPNIFGRGEKVQVEYAYSNKKSTNINISAIKPLMDDWLHTILTGSLYSTSSYFPWSGYTEKDNGFLLDIACNSGAINTIKHNFQYEASFRQVSCSRQASFSVREQCGPSLKSGLKHICSLDKRDAKLFPTRGSLIQFSSEVAGLGGDIGFIKNELLMQSNWSPHKYLTFQLAAQAGLLRSINNDMKISIIDQFFLGGPLNVRGFDIRGCGPRNEGNAVGGDVYWAAALHVYTPLPFRPGRNGFGDLFKLHGFVNGGNLSNLTTKFANNYKENMKIFTDNVRCSVGGGIAMELGSVARVELNVTMPLLYVRSDVLRQFQFGIGVQYL; this is encoded by the exons atgggaaCAGTTTATGCTAAG GATCAGGGTACTCCAAAAAATATGGATCAACATTTCACGAGTAAAATGAtgcataaaaaacaaaatgaattacaagat tcaaattataataaagaacaggattttgaaaaaaatcaaaat gcACGTGTTGATAAAATACACATTGATGGACTTGGACGCACAAaggatgatataataaaatcacaaGTTACAGAACTTTTTAAAGCTCATGATTTTCAAGAAGTTATTATGGGTGCTCATAAAGTACGAGGGAAATTGGAGGCTTTAGGATGCTTTAAGAATATTGGAATCTTTATTGATATAAGTGAAGGTCCTAATGCTACCCCAGAAGGTGTAGAA GTTACTTTTACTGTCCGAGAAATGAAACGTCTAATGGGATCAGTAAATACAATGGTTGGTAATAATGAAGGATCAGTTATTATTGGAGCAAAAGCACCTAATATCTttggaagaggagaaaaagttCAAGTAGAATATGCATATAGCAACAAGAAGTCaactaatataaatatctcagCTATTAAACCACTTATGGATGACTGGTTGCATACAAT ATTAACAGGTAGCTTATACAGCACATCAAGTTATTTTCCATGGTCTGGatatacagagaaagataatGGCTTTTTACTAGATATAGCTTGCAATTCTGGagcaataaatacaataaaacaCAATTTTCAATATGAAGCATCATTCAGACAAGTTAGTTGCTCTAGACAGGCATCATTTAGTGTTCGTGAACAATGTGGTCCAAGCTTAAAATCTGGCTTAAAACATATTTGTTCACTTGATAAAAGGGATGCTAAACTATTTCCAACTAGAGGAAGTCTTATTCAATTTTCAAGCGAAGTTGCAGGTTTAGGTGGAGATAttggatttataaaaaatgaacttCTGATGCAGAGCAATTGGTCACCACATAAGTACCTT ACGTTCCAACTGGCTGCTCAAGCAGGATTATtaagaagtattaataatgatatgaaaaTAAGTATTATTGACCAATTTTTCTTGGGTGGGCCCTTAAATGTTAGGGGTTTTGACATTAGAGGTTGCGGCCCTCGTAATGAAGGTAATGCTGTAGGCGGTGACGTATATTGGGCAGCTGCTTTACATGTTTATACACCTCTTCCATTCAGGCCAGGTCGTAATGGTTTTGGTGATCTATTCAAACTACATGGTTTTGTCAATGGTGGTAATCTTTCTAATCTTACTACCAAATTTG ctaataattataaagaaaatatgaagatATTCACAGATAATGTTCGTTGTTCTGTTGGAGGAGGTATTGCGATGGAGCTTGGAAGTGTTGCAAGAGTAGAATTAAATGTAACAATGCCTTTATTATATGTTAGGAGCGATGTATTGCGGCAGTTTCAATTTGGTATTGGAGTACAGTACTTAtga
- the LOC124432903 gene encoding sorting and assembly machinery component 50 homolog B isoform X3: MDQHFTSKMMHKKQNELQDSNYNKEQDFEKNQNVRVIYLQTIKARVDKIHIDGLGRTKDDIIKSQVTELFKAHDFQEVIMGAHKVRGKLEALGCFKNIGIFIDISEGPNATPEGVEVTFTVREMKRLMGSVNTMVGNNEGSVIIGAKAPNIFGRGEKVQVEYAYSNKKSTNINISAIKPLMDDWLHTILTGSLYSTSSYFPWSGYTEKDNGFLLDIACNSGAINTIKHNFQYEASFRQVSCSRQASFSVREQCGPSLKSGLKHICSLDKRDAKLFPTRGSLIQFSSEVAGLGGDIGFIKNELLMQSNWSPHKYLTFQLAAQAGLLRSINNDMKISIIDQFFLGGPLNVRGFDIRGCGPRNEGNAVGGDVYWAAALHVYTPLPFRPGRNGFGDLFKLHGFVNGGNLSNLTTKFANNYKENMKIFTDNVRCSVGGGIAMELGSVARVELNVTMPLLYVRSDVLRQFQFGIGVQYL, encoded by the exons ATGGATCAACATTTCACGAGTAAAATGAtgcataaaaaacaaaatgaattacaagat tcaaattataataaagaacaggattttgaaaaaaatcaaaatgtacGAGTAATTTATCTACAAACAATAAAA gcACGTGTTGATAAAATACACATTGATGGACTTGGACGCACAAaggatgatataataaaatcacaaGTTACAGAACTTTTTAAAGCTCATGATTTTCAAGAAGTTATTATGGGTGCTCATAAAGTACGAGGGAAATTGGAGGCTTTAGGATGCTTTAAGAATATTGGAATCTTTATTGATATAAGTGAAGGTCCTAATGCTACCCCAGAAGGTGTAGAA GTTACTTTTACTGTCCGAGAAATGAAACGTCTAATGGGATCAGTAAATACAATGGTTGGTAATAATGAAGGATCAGTTATTATTGGAGCAAAAGCACCTAATATCTttggaagaggagaaaaagttCAAGTAGAATATGCATATAGCAACAAGAAGTCaactaatataaatatctcagCTATTAAACCACTTATGGATGACTGGTTGCATACAAT ATTAACAGGTAGCTTATACAGCACATCAAGTTATTTTCCATGGTCTGGatatacagagaaagataatGGCTTTTTACTAGATATAGCTTGCAATTCTGGagcaataaatacaataaaacaCAATTTTCAATATGAAGCATCATTCAGACAAGTTAGTTGCTCTAGACAGGCATCATTTAGTGTTCGTGAACAATGTGGTCCAAGCTTAAAATCTGGCTTAAAACATATTTGTTCACTTGATAAAAGGGATGCTAAACTATTTCCAACTAGAGGAAGTCTTATTCAATTTTCAAGCGAAGTTGCAGGTTTAGGTGGAGATAttggatttataaaaaatgaacttCTGATGCAGAGCAATTGGTCACCACATAAGTACCTT ACGTTCCAACTGGCTGCTCAAGCAGGATTATtaagaagtattaataatgatatgaaaaTAAGTATTATTGACCAATTTTTCTTGGGTGGGCCCTTAAATGTTAGGGGTTTTGACATTAGAGGTTGCGGCCCTCGTAATGAAGGTAATGCTGTAGGCGGTGACGTATATTGGGCAGCTGCTTTACATGTTTATACACCTCTTCCATTCAGGCCAGGTCGTAATGGTTTTGGTGATCTATTCAAACTACATGGTTTTGTCAATGGTGGTAATCTTTCTAATCTTACTACCAAATTTG ctaataattataaagaaaatatgaagatATTCACAGATAATGTTCGTTGTTCTGTTGGAGGAGGTATTGCGATGGAGCTTGGAAGTGTTGCAAGAGTAGAATTAAATGTAACAATGCCTTTATTATATGTTAGGAGCGATGTATTGCGGCAGTTTCAATTTGGTATTGGAGTACAGTACTTAtga
- the LOC124432903 gene encoding sorting and assembly machinery component 50 homolog B isoform X1 encodes MGTVYAKDQGTPKNMDQHFTSKMMHKKQNELQDSNYNKEQDFEKNQNVRVIYLQTIKARVDKIHIDGLGRTKDDIIKSQVTELFKAHDFQEVIMGAHKVRGKLEALGCFKNIGIFIDISEGPNATPEGVEVTFTVREMKRLMGSVNTMVGNNEGSVIIGAKAPNIFGRGEKVQVEYAYSNKKSTNINISAIKPLMDDWLHTILTGSLYSTSSYFPWSGYTEKDNGFLLDIACNSGAINTIKHNFQYEASFRQVSCSRQASFSVREQCGPSLKSGLKHICSLDKRDAKLFPTRGSLIQFSSEVAGLGGDIGFIKNELLMQSNWSPHKYLTFQLAAQAGLLRSINNDMKISIIDQFFLGGPLNVRGFDIRGCGPRNEGNAVGGDVYWAAALHVYTPLPFRPGRNGFGDLFKLHGFVNGGNLSNLTTKFANNYKENMKIFTDNVRCSVGGGIAMELGSVARVELNVTMPLLYVRSDVLRQFQFGIGVQYL; translated from the exons atgggaaCAGTTTATGCTAAG GATCAGGGTACTCCAAAAAATATGGATCAACATTTCACGAGTAAAATGAtgcataaaaaacaaaatgaattacaagat tcaaattataataaagaacaggattttgaaaaaaatcaaaatgtacGAGTAATTTATCTACAAACAATAAAA gcACGTGTTGATAAAATACACATTGATGGACTTGGACGCACAAaggatgatataataaaatcacaaGTTACAGAACTTTTTAAAGCTCATGATTTTCAAGAAGTTATTATGGGTGCTCATAAAGTACGAGGGAAATTGGAGGCTTTAGGATGCTTTAAGAATATTGGAATCTTTATTGATATAAGTGAAGGTCCTAATGCTACCCCAGAAGGTGTAGAA GTTACTTTTACTGTCCGAGAAATGAAACGTCTAATGGGATCAGTAAATACAATGGTTGGTAATAATGAAGGATCAGTTATTATTGGAGCAAAAGCACCTAATATCTttggaagaggagaaaaagttCAAGTAGAATATGCATATAGCAACAAGAAGTCaactaatataaatatctcagCTATTAAACCACTTATGGATGACTGGTTGCATACAAT ATTAACAGGTAGCTTATACAGCACATCAAGTTATTTTCCATGGTCTGGatatacagagaaagataatGGCTTTTTACTAGATATAGCTTGCAATTCTGGagcaataaatacaataaaacaCAATTTTCAATATGAAGCATCATTCAGACAAGTTAGTTGCTCTAGACAGGCATCATTTAGTGTTCGTGAACAATGTGGTCCAAGCTTAAAATCTGGCTTAAAACATATTTGTTCACTTGATAAAAGGGATGCTAAACTATTTCCAACTAGAGGAAGTCTTATTCAATTTTCAAGCGAAGTTGCAGGTTTAGGTGGAGATAttggatttataaaaaatgaacttCTGATGCAGAGCAATTGGTCACCACATAAGTACCTT ACGTTCCAACTGGCTGCTCAAGCAGGATTATtaagaagtattaataatgatatgaaaaTAAGTATTATTGACCAATTTTTCTTGGGTGGGCCCTTAAATGTTAGGGGTTTTGACATTAGAGGTTGCGGCCCTCGTAATGAAGGTAATGCTGTAGGCGGTGACGTATATTGGGCAGCTGCTTTACATGTTTATACACCTCTTCCATTCAGGCCAGGTCGTAATGGTTTTGGTGATCTATTCAAACTACATGGTTTTGTCAATGGTGGTAATCTTTCTAATCTTACTACCAAATTTG ctaataattataaagaaaatatgaagatATTCACAGATAATGTTCGTTGTTCTGTTGGAGGAGGTATTGCGATGGAGCTTGGAAGTGTTGCAAGAGTAGAATTAAATGTAACAATGCCTTTATTATATGTTAGGAGCGATGTATTGCGGCAGTTTCAATTTGGTATTGGAGTACAGTACTTAtga
- the LOC124432903 gene encoding sorting and assembly machinery component 50 homolog B isoform X4, which yields MGTVYAKSNYNKEQDFEKNQNVRVIYLQTIKARVDKIHIDGLGRTKDDIIKSQVTELFKAHDFQEVIMGAHKVRGKLEALGCFKNIGIFIDISEGPNATPEGVEVTFTVREMKRLMGSVNTMVGNNEGSVIIGAKAPNIFGRGEKVQVEYAYSNKKSTNINISAIKPLMDDWLHTILTGSLYSTSSYFPWSGYTEKDNGFLLDIACNSGAINTIKHNFQYEASFRQVSCSRQASFSVREQCGPSLKSGLKHICSLDKRDAKLFPTRGSLIQFSSEVAGLGGDIGFIKNELLMQSNWSPHKYLTFQLAAQAGLLRSINNDMKISIIDQFFLGGPLNVRGFDIRGCGPRNEGNAVGGDVYWAAALHVYTPLPFRPGRNGFGDLFKLHGFVNGGNLSNLTTKFANNYKENMKIFTDNVRCSVGGGIAMELGSVARVELNVTMPLLYVRSDVLRQFQFGIGVQYL from the exons atgggaaCAGTTTATGCTAAG tcaaattataataaagaacaggattttgaaaaaaatcaaaatgtacGAGTAATTTATCTACAAACAATAAAA gcACGTGTTGATAAAATACACATTGATGGACTTGGACGCACAAaggatgatataataaaatcacaaGTTACAGAACTTTTTAAAGCTCATGATTTTCAAGAAGTTATTATGGGTGCTCATAAAGTACGAGGGAAATTGGAGGCTTTAGGATGCTTTAAGAATATTGGAATCTTTATTGATATAAGTGAAGGTCCTAATGCTACCCCAGAAGGTGTAGAA GTTACTTTTACTGTCCGAGAAATGAAACGTCTAATGGGATCAGTAAATACAATGGTTGGTAATAATGAAGGATCAGTTATTATTGGAGCAAAAGCACCTAATATCTttggaagaggagaaaaagttCAAGTAGAATATGCATATAGCAACAAGAAGTCaactaatataaatatctcagCTATTAAACCACTTATGGATGACTGGTTGCATACAAT ATTAACAGGTAGCTTATACAGCACATCAAGTTATTTTCCATGGTCTGGatatacagagaaagataatGGCTTTTTACTAGATATAGCTTGCAATTCTGGagcaataaatacaataaaacaCAATTTTCAATATGAAGCATCATTCAGACAAGTTAGTTGCTCTAGACAGGCATCATTTAGTGTTCGTGAACAATGTGGTCCAAGCTTAAAATCTGGCTTAAAACATATTTGTTCACTTGATAAAAGGGATGCTAAACTATTTCCAACTAGAGGAAGTCTTATTCAATTTTCAAGCGAAGTTGCAGGTTTAGGTGGAGATAttggatttataaaaaatgaacttCTGATGCAGAGCAATTGGTCACCACATAAGTACCTT ACGTTCCAACTGGCTGCTCAAGCAGGATTATtaagaagtattaataatgatatgaaaaTAAGTATTATTGACCAATTTTTCTTGGGTGGGCCCTTAAATGTTAGGGGTTTTGACATTAGAGGTTGCGGCCCTCGTAATGAAGGTAATGCTGTAGGCGGTGACGTATATTGGGCAGCTGCTTTACATGTTTATACACCTCTTCCATTCAGGCCAGGTCGTAATGGTTTTGGTGATCTATTCAAACTACATGGTTTTGTCAATGGTGGTAATCTTTCTAATCTTACTACCAAATTTG ctaataattataaagaaaatatgaagatATTCACAGATAATGTTCGTTGTTCTGTTGGAGGAGGTATTGCGATGGAGCTTGGAAGTGTTGCAAGAGTAGAATTAAATGTAACAATGCCTTTATTATATGTTAGGAGCGATGTATTGCGGCAGTTTCAATTTGGTATTGGAGTACAGTACTTAtga
- the LOC124432903 gene encoding sorting and assembly machinery component 50 homolog B isoform X6 encodes MGAHKVRGKLEALGCFKNIGIFIDISEGPNATPEGVEVTFTVREMKRLMGSVNTMVGNNEGSVIIGAKAPNIFGRGEKVQVEYAYSNKKSTNINISAIKPLMDDWLHTILTGSLYSTSSYFPWSGYTEKDNGFLLDIACNSGAINTIKHNFQYEASFRQVSCSRQASFSVREQCGPSLKSGLKHICSLDKRDAKLFPTRGSLIQFSSEVAGLGGDIGFIKNELLMQSNWSPHKYLTFQLAAQAGLLRSINNDMKISIIDQFFLGGPLNVRGFDIRGCGPRNEGNAVGGDVYWAAALHVYTPLPFRPGRNGFGDLFKLHGFVNGGNLSNLTTKFANNYKENMKIFTDNVRCSVGGGIAMELGSVARVELNVTMPLLYVRSDVLRQFQFGIGVQYL; translated from the exons ATGGGTGCTCATAAAGTACGAGGGAAATTGGAGGCTTTAGGATGCTTTAAGAATATTGGAATCTTTATTGATATAAGTGAAGGTCCTAATGCTACCCCAGAAGGTGTAGAA GTTACTTTTACTGTCCGAGAAATGAAACGTCTAATGGGATCAGTAAATACAATGGTTGGTAATAATGAAGGATCAGTTATTATTGGAGCAAAAGCACCTAATATCTttggaagaggagaaaaagttCAAGTAGAATATGCATATAGCAACAAGAAGTCaactaatataaatatctcagCTATTAAACCACTTATGGATGACTGGTTGCATACAAT ATTAACAGGTAGCTTATACAGCACATCAAGTTATTTTCCATGGTCTGGatatacagagaaagataatGGCTTTTTACTAGATATAGCTTGCAATTCTGGagcaataaatacaataaaacaCAATTTTCAATATGAAGCATCATTCAGACAAGTTAGTTGCTCTAGACAGGCATCATTTAGTGTTCGTGAACAATGTGGTCCAAGCTTAAAATCTGGCTTAAAACATATTTGTTCACTTGATAAAAGGGATGCTAAACTATTTCCAACTAGAGGAAGTCTTATTCAATTTTCAAGCGAAGTTGCAGGTTTAGGTGGAGATAttggatttataaaaaatgaacttCTGATGCAGAGCAATTGGTCACCACATAAGTACCTT ACGTTCCAACTGGCTGCTCAAGCAGGATTATtaagaagtattaataatgatatgaaaaTAAGTATTATTGACCAATTTTTCTTGGGTGGGCCCTTAAATGTTAGGGGTTTTGACATTAGAGGTTGCGGCCCTCGTAATGAAGGTAATGCTGTAGGCGGTGACGTATATTGGGCAGCTGCTTTACATGTTTATACACCTCTTCCATTCAGGCCAGGTCGTAATGGTTTTGGTGATCTATTCAAACTACATGGTTTTGTCAATGGTGGTAATCTTTCTAATCTTACTACCAAATTTG ctaataattataaagaaaatatgaagatATTCACAGATAATGTTCGTTGTTCTGTTGGAGGAGGTATTGCGATGGAGCTTGGAAGTGTTGCAAGAGTAGAATTAAATGTAACAATGCCTTTATTATATGTTAGGAGCGATGTATTGCGGCAGTTTCAATTTGGTATTGGAGTACAGTACTTAtga